A DNA window from Leptolyngbya sp. KIOST-1 contains the following coding sequences:
- the groL gene encoding chaperonin GroEL (60 kDa chaperone family; promotes refolding of misfolded polypeptides especially under stressful conditions; forms two stacked rings of heptamers to form a barrel-shaped 14mer; ends can be capped by GroES; misfolded proteins enter the barrel where they are refolded when GroES binds), with the protein MAKRIVYNENARRALEKGMDILTEAVAVTLGPKGRNVVLEKKFGAPQIVNDGVTIAKEIELEDNIENTGVALIRQAASKTNDAAGDGTTTATVLAHAIVKEGLRNVAAGANAISLKRGIDKATAFLVEKIAEHARPVEDSKSIAQVGSISAGNDEEVGAMIAEAMEKVGREGVISLEEGKSMTTELEVTEGMRFDKGYVSPYFVTDTERMEAVLDEPYILITDKKIALVQDLVPVLEQVARSGRPLIIIAEDIEKEALATLVVNRLRGVLNVAAVKAPGFGDRRKAMLEDIAVLTGGQVISEDTGLKLDNTKLDMLGQARRLTITKDTTTIVAEGNEKDVKARCEQIRRQIEETDSTYDKEKLQERLAKLSGGVAVIKVGAATETEMKDRKLRLEDAINATKAAVEEGIVPGGGTTLAHLVPDLITWVDANLSAEEHTGASIVARALAAPLMRIAENAGQNGAVIAERVKEKDFNVGYNAANGEFVDMFDAGIVDPAKVTRSALQNAASIAGMVLTTECIVVDLPEPKEGAPAGAGMGGDFDY; encoded by the coding sequence ATGGCTAAGCGCATTGTTTACAACGAAAACGCCCGTCGCGCCCTCGAAAAAGGGATGGACATTCTGACCGAAGCTGTGGCCGTCACCCTCGGCCCCAAAGGCCGCAACGTGGTGCTCGAAAAGAAATTTGGTGCCCCCCAAATCGTCAATGACGGTGTCACCATCGCCAAAGAAATTGAGCTCGAGGACAACATCGAGAATACCGGTGTGGCCCTGATTCGTCAGGCCGCCAGCAAAACCAATGACGCTGCTGGCGACGGCACCACCACCGCTACCGTGCTGGCCCACGCGATCGTCAAAGAAGGTCTGCGCAACGTGGCCGCTGGTGCCAACGCGATTTCGCTGAAGCGCGGCATTGACAAGGCCACCGCCTTCCTGGTGGAGAAAATTGCTGAGCACGCCCGCCCGGTGGAAGACTCCAAATCCATCGCCCAGGTCGGCTCCATCTCCGCCGGTAACGACGAAGAAGTCGGTGCCATGATCGCCGAAGCCATGGAGAAAGTGGGCCGCGAAGGCGTCATCTCCCTGGAAGAGGGCAAGTCCATGACCACCGAACTGGAGGTCACCGAGGGCATGCGCTTCGACAAGGGCTATGTCTCCCCCTACTTTGTCACCGACACCGAGCGTATGGAAGCGGTGCTGGATGAGCCCTACATCCTGATCACCGACAAGAAAATTGCCCTGGTGCAGGATCTGGTGCCCGTGCTAGAGCAAGTGGCTCGCTCCGGTCGCCCCCTGATCATCATTGCCGAAGACATTGAGAAAGAGGCCCTGGCCACCCTGGTGGTCAACCGTCTGCGCGGTGTGCTGAACGTGGCCGCTGTGAAAGCGCCTGGGTTTGGCGATCGCCGCAAAGCCATGCTCGAAGACATCGCCGTGCTGACTGGTGGTCAGGTGATCTCTGAAGACACCGGCCTCAAGCTCGACAACACCAAGCTCGACATGTTGGGTCAGGCCCGCCGCCTCACCATCACCAAAGACACCACCACCATTGTCGCCGAAGGCAACGAGAAGGATGTCAAGGCCCGCTGTGAGCAGATCCGTCGCCAGATCGAAGAGACCGACTCCACCTACGACAAAGAGAAGCTCCAGGAGCGCCTGGCCAAGCTCTCCGGCGGTGTGGCCGTAATCAAGGTCGGGGCTGCCACCGAAACCGAGATGAAGGACCGCAAGCTGCGCCTGGAAGACGCCATCAACGCCACCAAGGCGGCTGTGGAAGAGGGCATCGTCCCCGGCGGCGGTACCACCCTGGCCCACCTGGTGCCCGACCTGATCACCTGGGTTGATGCCAACCTCAGCGCCGAAGAGCACACCGGCGCTAGCATTGTTGCCCGCGCCCTGGCCGCGCCGCTGATGCGCATTGCCGAAAACGCTGGCCAGAACGGTGCTGTGATCGCCGAGCGGGTCAAAGAGAAGGACTTCAACGTTGGCTACAACGCCGCCAACGGCGAGTTTGTCGACATGTTTGACGCCGGTATTGTTGACCCCGCCAAGGTGACCCGCTCTGCCCTGCAGAATGCGGCCTCCATCGCCGGTATGGTGCTGACCACCGAGTGCATCGTGGTCGATCTGCCCGAACCCAAAGAAGGCGCTCCCGCTGGCGCTGGCATGGGCGGCGACTTCGACTACTAA
- a CDS encoding glutamine synthetase family protein codes for MLTRVDTSTDLERYVVAEGRDELVKQVRAKIDELGIQYIYYQFISVTGRIVGKGIPADYWEATAANGFQLVYGATVNLAMDRNSQYLGYGPEAAELVAIPDPETFCQLPWDKRVARVYCVCFRNREEEVDAAAFLTGDCRGNLKRIHTEFQEKHGLQLRHGCEPEMMWLKKGPDGRPDGGVTKPNCYHIDQFEELRPVFLRVIEYSRAMGLDMIQGDHEDAPGQLELNFMFDDALRTCDRLTTYRQICAQVAREFNLIACFMSKPFMGVSASGCHHNLSLWRGGEPAIKMFGFDSLPGLEGNYTYHRGGENTFMPVEGTSKRIPGPVGLHCIGGVIEHLPALTAIGCSTVNSYRRLWDAGFWAPVYSDWGYQNRTCGLRVSAPGRFEYRAVDSMVNPYLMAAAMLKAFDDGLSRQLDPGEPEQRNIYEAMDSGKQVKKLPMSLGEALDALASDEVIKSALPGEMYRLYDQYKRDEWIRFLATTTNWDVENYMDCLP; via the coding sequence GTGCTGACACGGGTTGACACCTCGACGGATCTGGAGCGCTACGTCGTCGCCGAGGGGCGCGATGAGCTGGTCAAGCAAGTGCGGGCCAAAATTGACGAACTGGGGATTCAGTACATCTACTACCAGTTCATTTCGGTCACCGGACGCATTGTCGGCAAGGGCATTCCGGCCGACTACTGGGAAGCTACGGCGGCGAACGGCTTTCAGCTGGTCTACGGGGCGACGGTCAACCTGGCGATGGATCGCAACAGCCAGTACCTGGGCTACGGGCCAGAGGCCGCCGAACTCGTTGCCATCCCCGACCCGGAGACCTTTTGTCAGCTGCCCTGGGATAAGCGGGTGGCCCGGGTCTACTGCGTCTGCTTCCGCAACCGCGAAGAGGAGGTGGATGCGGCGGCGTTTTTGACCGGCGACTGTCGCGGCAACCTCAAGCGCATCCACACGGAATTTCAGGAGAAGCACGGCCTGCAGCTGCGCCACGGCTGCGAACCCGAGATGATGTGGCTGAAAAAAGGGCCCGACGGCAGGCCCGACGGCGGCGTCACCAAGCCCAACTGCTACCACATCGACCAGTTTGAGGAGCTGCGCCCGGTCTTTCTGCGGGTGATCGAGTACAGCCGGGCCATGGGCCTGGACATGATCCAGGGCGACCACGAGGACGCGCCGGGACAGCTAGAGCTGAACTTTATGTTCGACGACGCGCTCAGGACCTGCGATCGCCTCACCACCTACCGCCAGATCTGCGCCCAGGTGGCCCGCGAGTTTAACCTGATCGCCTGCTTCATGTCGAAGCCGTTTATGGGGGTGTCGGCCTCGGGCTGCCACCATAACCTGTCCCTGTGGCGCGGCGGTGAACCGGCGATCAAGATGTTTGGCTTTGACAGCCTGCCCGGTCTGGAGGGCAACTACACCTACCACCGGGGCGGCGAGAATACCTTCATGCCGGTGGAGGGCACCTCCAAACGCATTCCTGGCCCGGTGGGGCTGCACTGCATCGGCGGCGTGATTGAGCACCTGCCCGCCCTGACGGCGATCGGCTGCTCCACGGTCAACTCCTACCGCCGCCTGTGGGATGCGGGCTTTTGGGCTCCGGTGTACTCCGACTGGGGCTACCAAAATCGCACCTGTGGCCTGCGAGTGTCCGCCCCCGGTCGCTTTGAGTATCGGGCGGTTGACTCCATGGTCAACCCCTACCTGATGGCCGCCGCCATGCTCAAGGCCTTTGACGACGGCCTCAGCCGCCAGCTCGACCCCGGCGAGCCAGAGCAGCGCAATATCTACGAGGCGATGGACAGCGGCAAGCAGGTGAAAAAGCTGCCCATGTCCCTGGGTGAAGCGCTGGATGCCCTGGCCTCCGACGAGGTAATCAAATCGGCGCTGCCGGGGGAGATGTACCGCCTCTACGACCAGTACAAGCGGGATGAGTGGATCCGCTTTTTGGCCACCACTACTAACTGGGATGTGGAGAACTACATGGACTGTCTGCCCTAG